Proteins encoded by one window of Streptacidiphilus sp. PB12-B1b:
- a CDS encoding damage-control phosphatase ARMT1 family protein — protein sequence MTTAPVIGIGVPGTFAWGVFHERHPKLVQQVLDALPYGPAQRAAVGELLAESTGGVLQPLDKTAHDHQQWLDWGGDLFGRPWGEAPFLWAESYFYRRLLEATGYFRPGAWHGIDPFAPFKNAELAGQTVDEEMAALDDLPSLSAEKRAEVLLSSALWGNRADLSFQVTASSAEARTSTVIANDSSPLWSALAAAERARVCVMADNAGRELLPDLVLVDHLLTSSQAAEVVLYVKPFPSYVSDATTADVLATVERLHAAPGREAARIGGRLREAMSRGTLAVRTHPFLCAPLPFRDMPADLRADLSGATMTILKGDLNYRRLVEDRLWGATTSFAGRVAYFPSPVAALRTLKSDVIVGLDGQVVAGLDATGEPWRTSGTYGLIQVCA from the coding sequence ATGACGACGGCACCCGTGATTGGCATCGGCGTCCCTGGAACATTCGCCTGGGGTGTCTTCCATGAACGGCACCCCAAGCTCGTCCAGCAGGTACTGGACGCTCTGCCGTACGGTCCGGCCCAGCGCGCGGCGGTCGGGGAACTCCTCGCCGAGAGCACGGGTGGTGTGCTCCAGCCCCTCGACAAGACCGCCCATGATCACCAGCAGTGGCTGGACTGGGGCGGGGACCTGTTCGGGCGGCCCTGGGGCGAGGCGCCGTTCCTGTGGGCGGAGAGCTACTTCTACCGCAGGCTGCTCGAAGCCACGGGCTACTTCCGTCCCGGAGCCTGGCACGGGATCGACCCGTTCGCGCCGTTCAAGAACGCCGAGTTGGCCGGGCAGACCGTTGACGAGGAGATGGCCGCCCTCGACGACCTGCCATCCCTGTCCGCCGAGAAGCGGGCCGAGGTGCTGCTCTCCTCAGCGCTCTGGGGCAATCGGGCGGATCTCAGCTTCCAGGTCACAGCCTCTTCGGCCGAGGCCCGAACCTCCACCGTGATTGCGAACGACAGCTCCCCGCTGTGGTCCGCGCTCGCCGCGGCGGAGAGGGCGCGGGTCTGCGTCATGGCCGACAACGCGGGACGCGAGCTCCTGCCCGATTTGGTCCTGGTGGATCACCTGCTCACCAGCAGTCAGGCGGCGGAGGTGGTCCTGTACGTCAAACCGTTCCCCTCCTACGTGTCGGACGCGACCACCGCCGACGTCCTCGCAACCGTCGAGCGGCTTCACGCCGCACCAGGACGCGAGGCAGCGCGGATCGGCGGTCGTCTCCGGGAGGCGATGAGCCGGGGCACCTTGGCGGTTCGCACGCACCCGTTCCTCTGCGCGCCTCTGCCCTTCCGCGACATGCCGGCCGACCTCAGAGCCGACCTCTCCGGCGCCACGATGACGATCCTCAAGGGCGACCTCAACTACCGCCGTCTCGTTGAGGACCGACTCTGGGGCGCCACAACCTCGTTCGCTGGGAGAGTCGCCTACTTCCCATCCCCGGTAGCAGCCCTGCGGACGTTGAAGTCGGACGTCATCGTGGGCCTCGACGGACAGGTGGTTGCCGGGCTGGACGCCACAGGGGAGCCGTGGCGCACCAGCGGCACGTACGGCCTCATCCAGGTCTGCGCCTGA
- a CDS encoding ABC transporter ATP-binding protein produces MPTVTFDKATRIYPGGQKPAVDALDLDIADGEFLVLVGPSGCGKSTSLRMLAGLEDVNGGAIRIGDRDVTHLPPKDRNIAMVFQNYALYPHMTVADNMGFALKIAGVNKTEIRRKVEEAGKILDLTEYLDRKPKALSGGQRQRVAMGRAIVREPQVFLMDEPLSNLDAKLRVQTRTQIASLQRRLGITTVYVTHDQVEAMTMGDRVAVLKDGLLQQVDSPRNMYDRPANLFVAGFIGSPAMNLIEVPLVDGGVKFGDSTIEVHRAAVGGAADAGDSTVTIGVRPEHLDLVSEGDALGQGGRGLAVTVNVVEELGADGYVYGTANVGGVDKDLVVRVSGRAVPRKGEVLHVVPRTGETHVFSTSTGLRLGD; encoded by the coding sequence ATGCCTACCGTGACGTTCGACAAGGCCACCCGTATATACCCCGGTGGCCAGAAGCCCGCCGTGGACGCGCTGGACCTGGATATCGCCGATGGCGAGTTCCTCGTCCTGGTCGGTCCCTCCGGCTGCGGCAAGTCGACCAGCCTGCGGATGCTCGCGGGCCTCGAGGACGTGAACGGCGGCGCCATCCGCATCGGCGACCGCGACGTGACCCACCTCCCGCCGAAGGACCGGAACATCGCCATGGTGTTCCAGAACTACGCGCTGTACCCGCACATGACCGTCGCCGACAACATGGGCTTCGCCCTGAAGATCGCCGGCGTGAACAAGACGGAGATCCGCAGGAAGGTCGAGGAGGCCGGGAAGATCCTGGACCTCACCGAGTACCTGGACCGCAAGCCGAAGGCCCTCTCCGGCGGTCAGCGCCAGCGTGTCGCCATGGGCCGCGCGATCGTCCGCGAGCCGCAGGTCTTCCTCATGGACGAGCCGCTGTCGAACCTGGACGCCAAGCTGCGCGTGCAGACCCGCACCCAGATCGCCTCGCTCCAGCGCCGCCTGGGCATCACCACCGTCTACGTCACGCACGACCAGGTCGAGGCCATGACCATGGGCGACCGCGTCGCCGTGCTCAAGGACGGCCTGCTGCAGCAGGTCGACTCCCCGCGCAACATGTACGACCGCCCGGCCAACCTCTTCGTCGCCGGCTTCATCGGCTCGCCGGCCATGAACCTGATCGAGGTGCCGCTGGTCGACGGCGGCGTGAAGTTCGGCGACTCGACGATCGAGGTGCACCGCGCCGCCGTCGGCGGGGCCGCCGACGCGGGCGACAGCACGGTCACCATCGGCGTCCGCCCGGAGCACCTGGACCTGGTCTCCGAGGGCGACGCCCTGGGCCAGGGCGGCCGCGGCCTGGCCGTCACCGTCAACGTGGTCGAGGAGCTGGGCGCGGACGGCTACGTCTACGGCACGGCCAACGTCGGCGGCGTGGACAAGGACCTGGTGGTCCGGGTCAGCGGCCGCGCCGTCCCCCGCAAGGGCGAGGTGCTGCACGTCGTCCCGCGCACCGGCGAGACCCACGTCTTCTCCACCTCGACCGGCCTGCGCCTCGGCGACTGA
- a CDS encoding phosphorothioated DNA-binding restriction endonuclease — translation MDWLDRVAKLRQWRSNEVRAPHKPLLLLYALGSFQQDADSELRYSVVEEELKRLLVEYGPPNPTTPAYPFHHLVSDGVWEVRTDRGQGSPGSGVRILRSSGATGRLVPELRTALAREPSLLGRLARVLLDVNFPPSLHTELCEAVGLDLELAEVAPLTGLLGEAETAVRRQRDRRMREIVLTAYEFQCAFCGYDGMLGASSVGLEAAHVRWWSYDGPDEVDNGLCLCSLHHKLFDKGVLGLGEGHRILVSQRFVGRSEASRQHVLALAGRPVTGPQPGVPSVAGRHRDWHARQVFHGAPRTPAVTAVPVG, via the coding sequence ATGGACTGGCTCGATCGGGTGGCGAAGTTGCGGCAGTGGAGGAGCAACGAGGTCCGTGCCCCGCACAAGCCGTTGTTGCTGCTGTACGCGCTCGGCAGCTTTCAGCAGGATGCCGACAGCGAACTGCGGTACAGCGTGGTCGAAGAGGAGTTGAAGCGGCTGCTGGTCGAGTACGGGCCGCCGAATCCGACGACGCCTGCGTACCCGTTCCACCATCTGGTCAGTGACGGTGTCTGGGAGGTCAGGACCGATCGTGGGCAGGGGAGCCCGGGGAGTGGGGTCAGGATTCTCCGGTCCAGCGGCGCCACCGGCAGGCTCGTACCGGAGTTGCGCACGGCGCTCGCCAGGGAGCCTTCGCTGCTGGGGCGGCTGGCCAGAGTGCTGCTGGACGTCAACTTCCCGCCGTCACTGCACACCGAGCTGTGCGAGGCCGTCGGTCTCGACCTGGAGCTTGCCGAGGTTGCGCCTTTGACCGGCTTGCTGGGTGAAGCGGAGACCGCTGTGCGTCGACAGCGGGACCGCCGAATGCGTGAGATCGTCCTGACGGCGTACGAGTTCCAGTGTGCTTTCTGCGGCTACGACGGGATGCTCGGTGCGAGCAGCGTCGGCCTGGAGGCCGCTCACGTGCGTTGGTGGTCGTACGACGGTCCGGACGAGGTCGACAACGGTCTGTGCCTGTGTTCGTTGCACCACAAGCTTTTCGACAAGGGTGTCCTGGGGCTGGGCGAGGGTCACCGCATTCTTGTTTCGCAGCGCTTCGTCGGCCGGAGCGAGGCGAGCAGGCAGCACGTGCTCGCGCTGGCCGGGCGACCGGTGACAGGACCGCAGCCGGGCGTTCCGTCCGTCGCAGGACGGCATCGGGACTGGCATGCCCGACAGGTGTTCCATGGTGCGCCTCGTACGCCCGCAGTAACCGCTGTACCGGTTGGGTGA
- a CDS encoding class I SAM-dependent methyltransferase: MEEDNLADGWFPESVAAGYDAPGGVNAPEAVDPVVDVLEDLAAGGPVLELAVGTGRIAAPLAARGVAVSGIDMSRAMAARITDKPGGNQVAVTIGDMTTTRVDGQFSLVYLVFNTISNVTTQDGQVAVFRNAAAHLRPGGVFLIEVGVPDLRRLPPGQDSVPFRVEPGREGGGYLGFDQYDVVTQQFTSNHVTVTADGKGRFWRIPFRYAWPAEMDLMARMAGLSLKHRWAGWDRSPFTAESTTHVSVWQKPEEACP; this comes from the coding sequence ATGGAGGAAGACAATCTCGCGGACGGCTGGTTCCCGGAGAGCGTGGCTGCGGGCTACGACGCCCCGGGCGGCGTGAATGCGCCTGAAGCGGTGGACCCGGTGGTGGACGTCCTCGAAGACCTGGCTGCCGGCGGTCCGGTCCTTGAGTTGGCCGTCGGAACCGGCCGAATCGCTGCCCCGCTGGCGGCCCGCGGCGTGGCCGTGAGCGGCATCGACATGAGCCGGGCGATGGCGGCGCGGATCACCGACAAGCCGGGCGGTAACCAGGTCGCGGTCACCATCGGCGACATGACCACCACGAGAGTGGACGGCCAGTTCTCCCTCGTCTACCTCGTGTTCAACACCATCAGCAACGTGACCACGCAGGACGGACAGGTCGCCGTCTTCCGCAATGCTGCCGCACACCTGCGGCCGGGCGGGGTGTTCCTGATCGAGGTGGGGGTTCCGGACCTGCGGCGTCTGCCGCCGGGCCAGGACTCGGTCCCGTTTCGGGTGGAGCCCGGTCGTGAGGGCGGCGGCTACCTGGGCTTCGACCAGTACGACGTCGTGACCCAGCAGTTCACGTCGAACCATGTCACCGTGACGGCGGACGGGAAGGGCCGGTTCTGGCGCATCCCGTTCCGGTACGCCTGGCCGGCCGAGATGGACCTCATGGCGCGTATGGCGGGACTGAGCCTGAAGCACCGCTGGGCGGGCTGGGACCGTTCGCCGTTCACGGCGGAGAGCACCACGCACGTGTCGGTCTGGCAGAAGCCTGAGGAGGCTTGCCCCTGA
- a CDS encoding glycoside hydrolase family 3 C-terminal domain-containing protein, with the protein MRPLPHLRPTAPVRGRPRPRRRRPTLRALLAVAALCAVSLVGVRTTAYAAGSAPFGGTAAAVPGTVQAANYDTGGQGVAYNVTSTNGSANSYRSDGIDLETTADTQGTGAAGGTYDMGWITAGQWFKYTVNVATAGIYTASFRLSSPYGITDALHIANASGTNLSGSVAVPNTGGYETWTTVAASVTLPAGVQTLTIDQDSNGWNFHNVAFALSSGGGGGGGGGSSGDQPFGGTPAAVPGTVQVANYDTGGQGTAYNVTSANGTADSYRSDGVDLETTADTQDSGVAGGAYDMGWTTPGQWFKYTVNVATAGVYTASFRVSSPYGISDALHIANASGTNLSGSVAVPNTGGYETWATVTASVTLPAGVQTLTLDQDSNGWNFHYLAFTQGSGGGGGGGGGGGSGPTEYCGTQDLALDQPTTASSTQDATDYPAADATDGDPGSRWSSAAGDPQWLDVDLGSPQQICSVGILWEAAYATAFQIQVSNDNATWTTIYSTTTGTGGNQTFTASVTDRYIRMYGTARGTQFGYSIFEFDVYGLTTTAPVTGGNGNGGNGVCPWVGSTAPVAQRVQQVLNTMDQSEEASLLSGDGASSYIGQVPGVPNLCIPPDNMEDGPSGVGDGNGGVTAFPDGENAAATWDPALIKQEGAAKGAEFAGKGVNISLGPTTNLVRDPRWGRTYETYGEDPYLAGQITSAEVDGLQSQGVMAMVKHAAAYDQEQYPNGGDNETVGQQALEELYLAPFQAAINQSAPASVMCSYAVVNGAPSCANADLLQDGLDEQADYGGFVASDWGAAGSAVADAEGGMDIAMPFSDASDITAALTAGTLSQATVNAIVARILTQMFAFGLFDNPQSGSLSATVTTAAHQQTALQLGEEGTVMLKNNGLLPLNPNATGSIAVIGTDGGAAVEIAGGGSGGVDSSNAVWPLTGIQNAVGPNTKVTYTAGDDNGTTDIPQAVAAAQAATDAIVYVSAPEGEESDLKTLDLSSADETMIADVAAVNPNTIVVINSGSPVVMPWLNSVAGVFENWYGGQETGAATAALIFGTADPSGKLPVTFPSSLSQVPAQTTAQWPGTSTGTVYSEGVDIGYRWYQSQNITPAFPFGFGLSYTKFSFSNLNVGAFNANGTATATATVTNTGSVAGADVAQLYVGDPAASQDPPEQLRGFQRVTLTPGQSATVSFPLTIHDLAAWSPTDNQWEAHAGTYSIKVGDASNNLPLTGSTSLAQTLTGQIAAGASGAGVSLANTAVSANVTANSGVPGAETVGVVNPFGYSSPKGAAVSFAMQAVDSNTSQSLTYTATGLPPGITIASNGTVSGSSTALGTYTVTVTATDPKGVSGTATFIWSVVQ; encoded by the coding sequence ATGCGACCTCTCCCCCACCTGCGGCCGACCGCGCCCGTGCGCGGCAGACCGCGTCCGCGCCGCCGCCGGCCCACGTTACGCGCGCTGCTCGCGGTCGCGGCCCTGTGCGCCGTGTCGCTGGTCGGTGTGCGCACCACCGCCTACGCCGCCGGCTCCGCTCCCTTCGGCGGCACCGCCGCCGCCGTTCCCGGCACGGTCCAGGCGGCGAACTACGACACCGGCGGCCAGGGCGTCGCGTACAACGTCACGTCCACCAACGGGTCCGCCAACAGCTACCGCTCGGACGGCATCGACCTCGAGACCACCGCCGACACCCAGGGCACCGGCGCGGCCGGCGGCACGTACGACATGGGGTGGATCACCGCAGGCCAGTGGTTCAAGTACACCGTCAACGTCGCCACCGCCGGGATCTACACGGCCAGCTTCCGGCTGTCCTCGCCGTACGGGATCACCGACGCCCTGCACATCGCCAACGCCTCGGGCACCAACCTCAGCGGCTCCGTCGCCGTCCCCAACACCGGCGGATACGAGACCTGGACCACGGTCGCGGCGAGCGTCACGCTGCCCGCAGGTGTGCAGACGCTGACCATCGACCAGGACTCCAACGGCTGGAACTTCCACAACGTGGCCTTCGCCCTGAGCTCGGGCGGCGGAGGCGGCGGGGGCGGCGGCTCCAGCGGCGACCAGCCCTTCGGCGGTACTCCGGCGGCCGTCCCGGGCACGGTCCAGGTGGCCAACTACGACACCGGCGGCCAGGGCACGGCGTACAACGTCACCTCCGCCAACGGGACGGCCGACAGTTACCGCTCGGACGGCGTCGACCTCGAGACCACCGCGGACACCCAGGACTCCGGGGTGGCCGGCGGCGCCTACGACATGGGCTGGACCACGCCGGGGCAGTGGTTCAAGTACACCGTCAACGTCGCCACCGCCGGCGTCTACACCGCCAGCTTCCGCGTCTCCTCGCCGTACGGGATCAGCGACGCCCTGCACATCGCCAACGCCTCGGGCACCAACCTCAGCGGCTCCGTCGCCGTCCCCAACACCGGCGGATACGAGACCTGGGCCACCGTGACCGCCAGCGTCACGCTGCCGGCCGGCGTGCAGACGCTGACCCTGGACCAGGACTCCAACGGCTGGAACTTCCACTATCTGGCCTTCACCCAGGGATCGGGCGGCGGCGGAGGAGGCGGCGGGGGCGGCGGTTCCGGCCCCACCGAGTACTGCGGCACCCAGGACCTCGCCCTGGACCAGCCGACCACGGCCTCCTCGACCCAGGACGCCACCGACTACCCGGCGGCCGACGCCACCGACGGCGACCCCGGCAGCCGCTGGTCCAGCGCGGCCGGCGACCCGCAGTGGCTGGACGTCGACCTCGGCTCCCCGCAGCAGATCTGCAGCGTGGGCATCCTCTGGGAGGCCGCGTACGCCACGGCGTTCCAGATCCAGGTGTCCAACGACAACGCGACCTGGACCACGATCTACTCCACGACGACCGGCACCGGCGGCAACCAGACGTTCACCGCCTCCGTGACCGACCGCTACATCCGCATGTACGGCACGGCGCGGGGAACCCAGTTCGGCTACTCGATCTTCGAGTTCGACGTCTACGGCCTGACCACCACCGCGCCGGTCACCGGCGGCAACGGCAACGGCGGCAACGGCGTCTGCCCGTGGGTCGGCTCCACCGCCCCGGTCGCCCAGCGCGTCCAGCAGGTGCTCAACACCATGGACCAGTCGGAGGAGGCCAGCCTGCTCTCCGGAGACGGCGCCTCGTCCTACATCGGCCAGGTGCCCGGCGTTCCCAACCTGTGCATCCCGCCGGACAACATGGAGGACGGCCCGTCCGGGGTCGGCGACGGCAACGGCGGCGTGACGGCCTTCCCCGACGGCGAGAACGCCGCCGCGACCTGGGATCCGGCGCTGATCAAGCAGGAGGGCGCGGCCAAGGGCGCCGAGTTCGCCGGCAAGGGCGTGAACATCTCCCTCGGCCCGACCACCAACCTGGTGCGCGACCCGCGCTGGGGCCGGACCTACGAGACGTACGGCGAGGACCCGTACCTGGCCGGCCAGATCACCTCGGCCGAGGTGGACGGCCTGCAGAGCCAGGGCGTGATGGCCATGGTCAAGCACGCCGCCGCCTACGACCAGGAGCAGTATCCGAACGGCGGCGACAACGAGACGGTCGGCCAGCAGGCGCTCGAGGAGCTCTACCTGGCGCCGTTCCAGGCCGCCATCAACCAGTCCGCTCCGGCCTCGGTGATGTGCTCGTACGCCGTGGTCAACGGCGCCCCCTCCTGCGCCAACGCCGACCTGCTGCAGGACGGACTGGACGAGCAGGCCGACTACGGCGGCTTCGTCGCCTCCGACTGGGGCGCCGCCGGCTCCGCCGTCGCGGACGCCGAGGGCGGCATGGACATCGCCATGCCGTTCTCCGACGCGAGCGACATCACCGCCGCGCTCACGGCCGGGACGCTGAGCCAGGCGACCGTCAACGCGATCGTCGCCCGGATCCTGACCCAGATGTTCGCCTTCGGCCTGTTCGACAACCCGCAGAGCGGCTCCCTCTCCGCCACCGTCACCACCGCGGCGCACCAGCAGACGGCGCTGCAGCTCGGCGAGGAGGGCACGGTCATGCTGAAGAACAACGGCCTGCTGCCGCTCAACCCGAACGCCACCGGTTCCATCGCGGTGATCGGCACCGACGGCGGCGCCGCGGTCGAGATCGCCGGCGGCGGCAGCGGCGGGGTCGACAGCTCGAACGCGGTCTGGCCGCTGACCGGCATCCAGAACGCGGTCGGGCCGAACACCAAGGTCACCTACACCGCGGGCGACGACAACGGCACCACCGACATCCCGCAGGCGGTCGCCGCGGCCCAGGCCGCCACCGACGCGATCGTCTACGTCAGCGCCCCGGAGGGCGAGGAGAGCGACCTGAAGACGCTCGACCTGTCCAGCGCGGACGAGACGATGATCGCGGACGTGGCGGCGGTGAATCCCAACACCATCGTGGTCATCAACAGCGGTTCGCCGGTGGTCATGCCGTGGCTGAACTCGGTCGCCGGGGTGTTCGAGAACTGGTACGGCGGCCAGGAGACCGGCGCCGCCACGGCCGCGCTGATCTTCGGCACCGCCGACCCGTCCGGCAAGCTGCCGGTCACCTTCCCGAGCAGCCTGAGCCAGGTCCCGGCGCAGACCACCGCGCAGTGGCCGGGCACCTCGACCGGGACGGTCTACAGCGAGGGCGTGGACATCGGCTACCGCTGGTACCAGTCCCAGAACATCACCCCCGCCTTCCCGTTCGGCTTCGGCCTGTCCTACACGAAATTCTCCTTCTCCAACCTCAACGTCGGCGCCTTCAACGCCAACGGCACGGCCACGGCGACCGCGACGGTCACCAACACCGGGTCCGTGGCCGGCGCGGACGTGGCCCAGCTGTACGTCGGCGACCCGGCAGCCAGCCAGGACCCGCCGGAGCAGCTGAGGGGCTTCCAGCGGGTCACGCTCACCCCCGGGCAGAGCGCGACGGTCAGCTTCCCGCTGACCATCCACGACCTGGCGGCCTGGTCGCCGACCGACAACCAGTGGGAGGCCCACGCGGGCACGTACTCGATCAAGGTCGGGGACGCGTCCAACAACCTGCCGCTGACCGGCTCCACCAGCCTGGCCCAGACCCTGACCGGGCAGATCGCCGCCGGCGCCTCCGGCGCGGGCGTCTCCCTGGCCAACACCGCCGTCAGCGCCAACGTCACCGCCAACTCCGGGGTGCCGGGCGCCGAGACGGTCGGCGTGGTCAACCCCTTCGGCTACAGCAGCCCGAAGGGCGCGGCGGTCTCCTTCGCCATGCAGGCCGTGGACTCCAACACCTCGCAGTCCCTCACCTACACCGCGACCGGCCTGCCGCCGGGCATCACGATCGCCTCCAACGGCACCGTCTCCGGCTCCAGCACCGCCCTCGGCACCTACACCGTCACCGTCACCGCCACCGACCCGAAGGGAGTCTCCGGCACAGCCACCTTCATCTGGTCCGTCGTCCAGTAA